One segment of Candidatus Tanganyikabacteria bacterium DNA contains the following:
- the nadB gene encoding L-aspartate oxidase has protein sequence MSARSGISERGLGSELPQVLLAGPPVPRLLAQLHPLELPRRSVEVLVIGGGVAGLSAALVACEQAETLVVLKGARGETATAWAQGGMAVVQGPDDTPDLHVKDTLSVASGLGHPHLTDEVVRGGPEVIERWLSWGGRFDRGEDHSLRLAREGGHSVARIIHAGDQTGAEIQRLLLQRSASRPRLTLLEGTFVLDLITDGEAVRGAVCWAPRQGFFAVWAGSTILASGGVGQLYRETSNPAAATGDGLAMAYRAGAILRGLEFVQFHPTVLYVAGMSRMLVSETARGEGALLRDRHGQRFMPEYHPDAELAPRDVVSRAIVRQLAKVGDTHVYLDLRHLPAERVRARFPQIHRSCLEFGIDITRDLIPVHPACHYMVGGVMSDDDGRTSLQGLYAAGEVASTGFHGANRMGSNSLLEGAVMGHRAGQHAAGSGQAPVMRSDGASFQARTFSGDLDLQDLDNALRSLMWRLVGIERDGPGLEQAASRMATWHHLVAQRVFGDPQGWVLANKVLTGWLIARSALARQESRGTHYRRDYPEPDDAHWLRDLDVARPDRA, from the coding sequence GTGAGCGCGCGGTCCGGGATATCGGAACGGGGTCTGGGTTCCGAATTGCCGCAGGTCCTGCTTGCGGGTCCCCCCGTGCCGCGGCTGCTGGCGCAGCTGCACCCGCTCGAGTTGCCGCGACGCAGCGTCGAGGTGCTGGTGATCGGGGGCGGTGTGGCTGGCCTGTCCGCGGCGCTGGTGGCCTGCGAGCAGGCGGAAACGCTGGTGGTGCTCAAGGGCGCACGGGGCGAGACCGCCACCGCCTGGGCGCAGGGTGGCATGGCCGTGGTGCAGGGGCCGGACGACACCCCGGACCTGCACGTGAAGGACACGCTCAGCGTGGCTTCGGGCCTCGGCCATCCGCACCTGACGGACGAAGTCGTGCGGGGCGGGCCGGAAGTGATCGAGCGCTGGCTGAGCTGGGGCGGGCGTTTCGACCGGGGCGAGGATCATTCGCTGCGCCTCGCGCGCGAGGGCGGCCACTCCGTCGCACGCATCATCCATGCCGGTGACCAGACCGGCGCCGAGATCCAGCGGCTGCTGCTGCAGCGATCGGCCAGCCGTCCGCGCCTCACGCTGCTCGAGGGCACCTTCGTCCTCGACCTGATCACCGACGGTGAAGCGGTGCGCGGCGCCGTGTGCTGGGCCCCGAGGCAGGGGTTCTTCGCGGTGTGGGCGGGCTCGACCATCCTGGCCAGCGGCGGCGTGGGCCAGCTGTACCGCGAGACGAGCAATCCGGCGGCTGCGACGGGCGACGGCCTGGCGATGGCCTATCGCGCGGGCGCGATCCTGCGCGGGCTCGAATTCGTGCAGTTCCACCCGACCGTGCTCTACGTCGCGGGCATGTCGCGCATGCTGGTCAGCGAGACGGCGCGTGGCGAGGGCGCCCTGCTGCGCGACCGCCACGGGCAGCGCTTCATGCCCGAGTACCACCCCGACGCGGAGCTCGCGCCGCGGGATGTCGTGTCGCGCGCGATCGTGCGGCAGCTGGCCAAGGTCGGCGACACGCACGTGTACCTGGACCTGCGGCACCTGCCGGCCGAGCGCGTGCGGGCGCGCTTCCCGCAGATCCACCGGTCGTGCCTGGAGTTCGGGATCGACATCACGCGCGACCTGATCCCGGTCCACCCGGCGTGCCACTACATGGTCGGCGGGGTCATGAGCGACGACGACGGCCGCACGTCGCTTCAGGGCCTGTACGCCGCCGGCGAGGTCGCCTCCACCGGCTTCCACGGCGCCAATCGCATGGGCAGCAACTCGCTGCTCGAGGGCGCGGTCATGGGGCATCGCGCGGGGCAGCATGCGGCCGGCAGCGGGCAAGCCCCGGTGATGCGCTCGGACGGCGCCAGCTTCCAGGCGCGGACGTTCTCGGGCGACCTCGACCTGCAGGACCTCGACAACGCGCTGCGTTCGCTGATGTGGCGGCTGGTCGGGATCGAGCGCGACGGCCCCGGCCTCGAGCAGGCCGCGAGCCGCATGGCCACGTGGCACCACCTGGTGGCCCAGCGGGTCTTCGGCGACCCGCAGGGCTGGGTGCTGGCCAACAAGGTCCTCACCGGCTGGCTCATCGCGCGCTCGGCCCTTGCGCGCCAGGAGAGCCGCGGGACCCACTACCGGCGCGATTATCCCGAGCCCGACGACGCGCACTGGCTGCGCGACCTCGACGTGGCGAGGCCCGACCGGGCGTGA